GTGGTCTGGTTCGTCTCGTCGGGCATGAAGCCCTGGGAGAAGCGCCTTCTCCTCGATCTTGCCGAGGCCCTCGTTCCCCGTGTCGGCTCGCTGAAGATCTTCTCCCCCGACGTCGCCGGCTGGGAGGGGGGCTTTCCCCTTCTCTCCTGGCGGGATCGCGATTTCCTCAGCCGCGCGAAGACCCTTCTCGTCGAGGGACGGCTCTGGCACTTCTGGGGACAGGCTCCGCCCTGGGCCAGGGCCGTTGCCTTCCGAGCCGGCCTGGTCCATACCCAATGGCGCGATCTTGGGCCCTGGCGAGGCCTGATCTCGACGATTGTCCCCTGTTGCTGCGACGGAGCCGGCGTCCGTCTTTCTCCTTTTTTCCGTGCCCGCTCCCTTTGGCTGGGGGAGACGACGCTCCGCCCCTCCGAGGGAACGCCCCTCCAGGTGCTGGCTCTGCCGAAAGGGCGCCCCGCCCCCTCCTGGGCGGAGTCCCTCGCGCCCTCGCCGGTTCTCCTGGGAGGGGGGCTGCGCGAGGAGGAGCTTCTCCCCCTTTGGCGGGAGCGGGGAGGCGTCCTTCTCCTGCCCTGGGTGACGCCCGATCTGGCCTGGATCGCCGCTCAGGGGGCCCTCGTCGGCGTCCCCACCCTGGCTCGTCCCGGCGCGGCCCTCGACGAGCTTCTCGGCTCCGAGGGGTATGTTCCCGTCCGTGGTGACGACGGGGAGAGCTGGAAGAGGGCCACGGCCTCCTTTCGCGACGGTCCGCCGCCCGTCGCCGCCGCCGCCCGCCGCCGCCTCGAAGACCGCTACTCCATGGAGAGTGCCGTCGACGGCCTCCTGGGGCTTTACGGGCGCCTCGTCGAGGTTCCCTCTTGAGGGTCAAGGCACCCCTGCTGGGCTGCGTCAAGGCCCTCCTTTCCGAGGGATGGAGGGGGCGCGGCGCGGCGGCACTCATCGCGTCCATCGCCCGCCTGGCCGCTCCCAGGAAGGCCGTGGCCCTTCGGAACCTCTCCCTGGCCTTTCCCCACAGCGACGAGAACTGGCGGCGCGATCTCCTTGGCGAGGTCTACGGTCATCTCGCCCTCTCCCTCGTCGAGTTCCTCGTCGTCCAGAAAGATCCCGATCGGGTCCTTTCCTGGTTTGACGAAGTCTCGGGGCTGGAGCACTTCGAGCGGGCTCTCTCCCTCGGGCGCGGCGTCGTCATGCTCACGGGCCACATCGGAAACTGGGAGCTGCTCGGCGCCTGGCTCTGCCGGAAGGGTTACCCCATGTATGCCGTCGTCCAGCGCAACGAAGACGCCGAGACGGAAGCCCTCATCGAGGCGAGCCGCAGGAGGATCGGTCTCAGAACGCTTCCCAAATCCTTCGGCATGAAGGCCTCCCTGCGGGCCCTCAAAGAGGGGGCCGTCGTCGCCCTTCTCGCCGATCAGCACGGCGGCGATTGCCTGGCCGATTTCATGGGACGTCAGGCGATGACCTTTTCCGGCCCGGCCGCCTTTTCCCTCCTTTCGGGAGCCCCCGTCGTTCCCGTCGTCTCCTTCCGCAAGGCTCCCTTTCTCCACGAGGTCCGGATCCTTCCGCCCCTTGTCCCCCCCGAGGGAGATCGAAAAGAAAAGGTGGAGGCCCTGACCCGCCGCGCCAACGCGATTCTCGAATCGCTCATACGCCTTCACCCGGAGCAGTGGCTCTGGCTTCATCGGCGGTGGAGGGTAGAAGAGGGACACTGAGGGTCCCTCTTCGTCTTCAGGAGCGGTCGGCGACGAGAGTGCCGGCGATGGCGTAGTCCTCCCGATCCATTTCCGAGAGGATGATCCGGACCTGATCGGGCCTGACGTCCAGAGAGCGGGAAACGGCCTCGGTGACTTCTCTGACGAGCTGCCTTTTCTGATCCGCGGTCCTTCCCTTCAGAAGGTGAACCTGAAGAATGGGCATGGCAAATCCCTCCTTTCGCTGTTCGGTCGGCGAGACGCTTCTTGTCTTTCCCAGAGTAAGGATTTAGACTGGTTTTGAGAAGAGGGGGTGAGGTCATGATTCTTGAATTCCTCTCCTCCGGGAGGCTTGTCCCTCTTCCCGAGACCATGGAGTTATCGGGATTGCCTTCGGGGGCGGGTGAGATCCTTGTCGTCCTTCTCCCCTACGGCAGAGCGCTGGTGGGGGATCTGTTCTGCGGCTACGAGCGTTGGCGTTTCGGCAAGCTCGGTCGCTTTCCTTGGCGTGAGATCTCCCTTTACGATGAATCCCCCCAAAAGCTGTCTGCCGAGGGGCTCGGTGCCATCCTTCTGCCGGGAGGGGCGGTGACGCGCCTTCGCGGTCTGCTTTTGGCCGACGTCCCGCCTCCGGGCAGCCACAGAGAGACGCTGAAGGTTCTGATGCCTCTTCTGACGGTGGAGGCGTGCTCCCTGTCCGGTGTCGCGAGGTCTCTGCCCGTAGAAGACCTCCTCGTCGGCGATGGGGCCCTTCAGCGGGGGTACTGGGGCGTTCGCCTCGGCCTCTTCCGCCGAGACGAGGAGGCCGTCGAACGGCAGTCGCTCTGGCTTCGCCGTGCCCGCCATTCCTTCGGGGACGTCCAGGGCGTGCCCCTGGTGTGGACGTCTCCCTCCGATGTCCCCGTGGCGCCTGCCCTGGAGATGCTCCTTTCCCTCGGCTTCGGCCGGGAGCAGACGAGCGATTTTCGCTCTCCCGATAACCCCTCGATCCATCGCTCCCAGTGGGGCATTCTCCTCAAACAGCGTCTGTTCGCCCCCTCGGATGAGGGCATCGAGATGCGCCTGTGGGCCTTCTTTCCCGTCCCTCTGTGGGAAAACCTGCGCCGTCGTGACGGGCTGACGCTCGTCGAATCGCTCTGGGCCGCT
The DNA window shown above is from Aminithiophilus ramosus and carries:
- a CDS encoding 2-hydroxymuconate tautomerase; amino-acid sequence: MPILQVHLLKGRTADQKRQLVREVTEAVSRSLDVRPDQVRIILSEMDREDYAIAGTLVADRS
- a CDS encoding lysophospholipid acyltransferase family protein encodes the protein MRVKAPLLGCVKALLSEGWRGRGAAALIASIARLAAPRKAVALRNLSLAFPHSDENWRRDLLGEVYGHLALSLVEFLVVQKDPDRVLSWFDEVSGLEHFERALSLGRGVVMLTGHIGNWELLGAWLCRKGYPMYAVVQRNEDAETEALIEASRRRIGLRTLPKSFGMKASLRALKEGAVVALLADQHGGDCLADFMGRQAMTFSGPAAFSLLSGAPVVPVVSFRKAPFLHEVRILPPLVPPEGDRKEKVEALTRRANAILESLIRLHPEQWLWLHRRWRVEEGH
- a CDS encoding glycosyltransferase; its protein translation is MTLKVVWFVSSGMKPWEKRLLLDLAEALVPRVGSLKIFSPDVAGWEGGFPLLSWRDRDFLSRAKTLLVEGRLWHFWGQAPPWARAVAFRAGLVHTQWRDLGPWRGLISTIVPCCCDGAGVRLSPFFRARSLWLGETTLRPSEGTPLQVLALPKGRPAPSWAESLAPSPVLLGGGLREEELLPLWRERGGVLLLPWVTPDLAWIAAQGALVGVPTLARPGAALDELLGSEGYVPVRGDDGESWKRATASFRDGPPPVAAAARRRLEDRYSMESAVDGLLGLYGRLVEVPS